Proteins from a genomic interval of Schaalia odontolytica:
- a CDS encoding WXG100 family type VII secretion target, translating into MDFQVQYGALDQAAADINTGAGNLDSCLSDLEQTLNQLVASWEGQAQEAYQAAQRKWNEGLNGLKDVLRKTSTAVDSARTNYQQTDQSSAARF; encoded by the coding sequence ATGGATTTCCAGGTACAGTACGGCGCCCTCGATCAGGCCGCCGCTGACATCAACACCGGTGCAGGCAACCTCGATAGCTGCCTGAGCGACCTCGAGCAGACGCTCAACCAGCTGGTCGCGTCGTGGGAAGGCCAGGCTCAGGAAGCCTACCAGGCCGCCCAGCGCAAGTGGAACGAGGGCCTTAACGGCCTGAAGGACGTCCTGCGTAAGACCTCGACCGCCGTTGACTCCGCTCGCACCAACTACCAGCAGACGGACCAGTCCAGCGCTGCCCGCTTCTGA